The Bacillus sp. Y1 genome includes the window CATATCTTACACACACCTCATTTTTAGACACTTCCTTTGTCACAGTAAATGACTTCCCTTTTCTCTCTACTGTTAAATGGTCTTTGATCGTTCCGGTAAACATTGCTTCCTGTAAGGAATCATATAATATCTTTGATGCCTCCCGACTATATTGAGTGTTAAGCGACTGCTTGCTCACCTGAATAAACATTGGTAGTAAAAATAAAGTTAGTACCAACCAAATTGACAGAGAAAGCAAAAGTTCAACAAGGAAAAAGCCATTAGTTTTGTACAACATAAAATCTCCCCTTTCCTATGTTAAACGTAAATTTATACCGTTCTTCTTGTATGTCAATATACAAAGTCCCAAAGGTATTTATATTTCCAGAGGTGTTATATCGAAAATACAAGTTTTGTGAACCTTCTCTAATGTTCACCTTGTTTGAGTAGGTTCGATCCACAATATATTTCCCATTCTGATCCTTAGCGTAATATCGATGAGATAGGGGGAGGATATTTACAGAAACAACTGTATGATTTGAAATAGCATATTGTTGCATATAATAAAGGTCATCTTTGAATTGAGAAAAAAAGAGCTGTTTATCGAGGAAAAACATTTGAGGACGAACAAAAAGAAAAGAAAACGAGACAATCAAAGCAAACATACTTAACACAAAAATAGATTCTATTAAAGTAAACCCATGATTGTTATTCATTATTAGCTGTGACAGCTCCTGTAGACGAGATCGTCACGATATCTCCATTTGGACAGGTTGATTGGTTTTCTTGTAAAAATCCTTCTGTTTGCAATTCTGCCAAACCAGTTGGCAAACGATTTTTGTCCATTTCAAAAGACTGAACCTGTGCTTCTACCATTTTTATAAAAGCTTCACATCCTTTTTCCTTAATATTGCTGTTATGCTTGCTGATATTCGGTACCGCAATGATTAATAATACTGAAATTACAAGCAAAACAATCATCATTTCAATAAGTGTAAAAGCCTTCTCATTTTGGATGAATTTTTTCATTTTTTTCTCTCCTTAAGATTTATATACCATCCATTAAATGAAACATTGGAAGTAGGATGGATAAATACATTGAAATAACCAATAATCCTACGAGTAGGTAAATAGACGGTTGAATAAATTTCATTATATATATCACTTTTTCTTGGAATCTATTCAAACAATAGCTGCTAAAGAAATGAAGCTCTTGATCAAGCCGGCCATTTTTTTGCCCGTGCTGGATGACCATTGATAAATCACGTTCAAATATCGTCTGCTTTTTAATGATTTCTTCTAGACTAGTCCCTGTTAATAGATGTTGCTTTAAATACACTCCTAGTTCTTGATCAAACTTGTTTTCCTTATTCCCTTCGAAGAGACTAACCGCCTCATAAATCGAAAGCCCCCCTCCTAACAAATAGCTCATCTGCACAGAAAAATAGTGAGTGATTAATAATTGGAAAAACGGACCACACCACGGAATGGATACTAAAATCTTTTTTTGTTTCATGGCGGAATAATTTTTGAACGCAAAAAGATAGTAACTAGCAAAAATAAGTAGAGTTACGACTAAGAGAGTACCAACGAAGGGGAAAGTAGAGCCAATAAGGATAATAACCCTTGTAAAGAGGTTTGAAGGCAAGCCCATGGATTGAAAGAGAGATACAAACTTTGGTAAAAGAAATTGATCAACAAATACAAATAGGAGAATAGTAGTAAAAACAAGAATAAGTGGATAAGTTAATACTTTAAGTAGTTCTTTCTTATCTTTCTGCTGCTTCATCATATATTTACTTGCTTCTATATACGCATGAGCTTGGCCACCATGTTGC containing:
- the comGE gene encoding competence type IV pilus minor pilin ComGE gives rise to the protein MLYKTNGFFLVELLLSLSIWLVLTLFLLPMFIQVSKQSLNTQYSREASKILYDSLQEAMFTGTIKDHLTVERKGKSFTVTKEVSKNEVCVRYENSFKKEVLICDSF
- the comGB gene encoding competence type IV pilus assembly protein ComGB, producing MKSNKWLLTEQSNLLKHVGELLDRGYSLAEALESTSLQMAEGKKIQLNNSIKLLREGFAFSLVIQKLGFHQTLVSYVYFAEQHGGQAHAYIEASKYMMKQQKDKKELLKVLTYPLILVFTTILLFVFVDQFLLPKFVSLFQSMGLPSNLFTRVIILIGSTFPFVGTLLVVTLLIFASYYLFAFKNYSAMKQKKILVSIPWCGPFFQLLITHYFSVQMSYLLGGGLSIYEAVSLFEGNKENKFDQELGVYLKQHLLTGTSLEEIIKKQTIFERDLSMVIQHGQKNGRLDQELHFFSSYCLNRFQEKVIYIMKFIQPSIYLLVGLLVISMYLSILLPMFHLMDGI
- the comGC gene encoding competence type IV pilus major pilin ComGC, whose product is MKKFIQNEKAFTLIEMMIVLLVISVLLIIAVPNISKHNSNIKEKGCEAFIKMVEAQVQSFEMDKNRLPTGLAELQTEGFLQENQSTCPNGDIVTISSTGAVTANNE
- the comGD gene encoding competence type IV pilus minor pilin ComGD; translated protein: MNNNHGFTLIESIFVLSMFALIVSFSFLFVRPQMFFLDKQLFFSQFKDDLYYMQQYAISNHTVVSVNILPLSHRYYAKDQNGKYIVDRTYSNKVNIREGSQNLYFRYNTSGNINTFGTLYIDIQEERYKFTFNIGKGRFYVVQN